From the genome of Longimicrobiaceae bacterium:
GACCGGCTGGCGCTCTGGCTCGCCGGGCTCAACCTGGTGGCGCTCGGATTCGCGGCGGCGGAGTTCGTCTTCGGGCTGGAGAGGTTCTATCCGCGCAATCCCGTCACCGAGCTGATCTACCGCAGCAACGACATCCAGACCACGGGCGACCTGCTCGGCGCCTTCCGCATCCCCGCGATCTTCCCCAACGCCAGCGCGTACGGCGCCACCATGGCGATCACGCTCCCGCTCCTGTTGGGCGCGTGGGTGCAGAAGGGCGGGTCGCCGCTGCGGAGGTGGCTCCTGAGCACCGGGATGGTCGCCTCGGTCCTGGGGGTCTTCCTGGCCGCCTCCCGCACGCACATACTCATCCTCCTGGTCCTGCTGGGGATCAGCCTGCTCAGCGGAAAGATGGGCGCCATCGGCCGCGTGGTCTGGGTGGTGATGCTGGGCGGGCTGGGATGGGTGGTCGCCAGCAACGAGCGGCTGTTCCAGAGGCTGATGACGATCGGGCCGGAGGCGATCTTCAACCGGATCTACGTCAGCGTGAACGAGAGCTTCGTGGACCGGGCGCTCAGCTACCCGATGGGGAACGGGCTCGGGGGAGGGGGGACGAGCATGCCGTACTTCCTCCAGCACCTGATCCGGGACCCGATCGGGATCGAGAACCAGTACGCCACCTTCGTGCTCGAGCTGGGGCTGCCGGGGCTCTTCTTCTGGGTCTGCTTCATCGTCTGGGTGTTCACCCGGCGGACCACCGTCCCCACCGACCGCTGGGCATTCGGGCGGCGGCTGGCCTGGTGGGCGTGCGCCGGATACTTCGCGCAGGGGCTCATCGGCATCGGGTTCCTGACCTCCGTCCCGTTCACCCTGATCTTCCTGCTGAGCACGGGGTGGATCTCGGTCCGGCAGGCTCCCGGTACCGTCGAGGAGCCGGCGGCTCCCCCCGGCCCCGCCGCGGGGAGCGGCGCCCTGGTCCGGGCCCATGCCTGAGTCCGCGGCCGGGCGGGACCCGTGGGTGATGGTCGCCACCGGCTTCCACCAGCGGGGTGGGATGGAAAAGGCCAACGCGGCGCTGGCCGAGCACCTCCTGGAGCAGGGGGTCCCGCTGCACATGGTGGGGCACGAGGTGGACGCGCGCCTGGCGGACCGCCCCGGGGCGGTGGTGCACCGGGTCCCCCGCCCGGCCGGCTCGTTCCTGGTGGGCGAGCGGCTGCTGGAGCGCGCCGGGCGCGCGGTGGCGCGGCGGGTCACGAGCGAGCACCCCGGAGCGCGCGTGCTGGTGAACGGAGGGAACTGCCGCTGGCCCGACGTGAACTGGGTCCACAGCGTCCATCATGCCTGGCCCTGCGTGGACGAGGGCGCCCCGGCCTGGTTCCGGGCCAAGAACCGCCTGATGAAGTCGTCCGCGCGCCGGAGGGAGCGGCGCGTCGTCGGCGAGGCCCGGGTGGTCCTCGCCAACTCCGAGAAGACCCGGCGCGACCTGGTCCGCCACCTCGGAGTTGACCCGGAGCGGGTCCACGTCGTCTATCTGGGTGCGGACCCCGCGTGGGGTCTGGTGCAGCCGCACGAGCGCGCCGCCGCGCGGGCCTGGCTGGAGCTCGCCGGCGACCGGCCGGTGGCCGCCTTCGTGGGCGCGCTCGGGCACGACCGGGGCAAGGGATTCGATCTCCTCCTGGAGGCGTGGTCGCGTCTCTGCGCCGACCCCGCGTGGGACGGGCAGCTTGTGGCGGCGGGCGGCGGTCGGGGGCTGGAGCGCTGGCGCGGGGAGGTGGAGCGGCGCGGGCTTGCGGGAAGGGTCCGCCTCCTGGGATTCACCGACCGCGTGGGCGACCTCCTCGCCGCGGCCGACCTGCTGGTGAGCCCCACCCGCTACGACGCCTATGGCCTGGCGGTGCAGGAGGCGGTCTGCCGGGGCGTCCCCGCGCTGGTGAGCGCCCACGCCGGGGTGGCGGAGCGCTACCCGGAGGCGCTGCGCGAGATGGTCCTCCCCGATCCGGCGGACGTGGACGACATGGTCGCCCGCCTGCGCGGCTGGCGCGCCGACCCGGAGCGCTGGCGCAGCGCGTTCCGGCCCCTCGGCGAGGAGCTGCGCGCCCACACCTGGCGGGACATGGCCCGCTCCGTCGTCTCCGTCGTCTCGGGGTCCCGCGTCGGTCCATGAGCCTTTCGGTCCGCGCCGCCCGGCGCGGACCCGCTACACGCCATCCTCCTCGGTCCACAGATGTCCGTCATCGTGCAGCGGGCGGCCCGCGCGCTGGTGCGCCCCGTCGAGCGCCTCCTCCCCCCGAGGTATGCGCTCCCCTTCGAGATCCTCCGGGAGCGCCTCGCCGGCCGCCTGGAGAGAGAGATCTTCCTGCTCGACGCGCTCGCCGGGAGGCGGCGCGAGCTCGCGCTCGACGTGGGCGCCAACCGGGGCTACTACGCCTACCACCTGGCGAAGCTCTTCCGCCGGGTGGAGGCGTTCGAGCCCAACCCCGCCGTCCTGGGGCCGCTGCGCGCCTGGGGGGCCGGGAACGTCGCCATCCGCAACGTGGCCGTGTCGTGCACGGAGGGAGAGACGGAGCTGTTCGTTCCCATCGTGAACGGCGTACGGCAGCCCGGCTGGGCCAGCTTCGACCGCGACAACCTCCCGGGCGCCCACGACTTCGAGGTGATCCGGGTGCCCGTCCGCCCGCTGGACGCGTTCGGCTTCCGCGGCGTGTCGTTCGTCAAGATGGACGTGGAGGGGCACGAGCCGGCGGCCCTCCGGGGCGCCGAGCGGACGTTGCGCGAGAACCAGCCCGTCGTTCTCCTGGAGGTGAAGGAGAAGAACCGGGACGGGGTGTTCGCCTTCTTCGACGCCCTCGGCTACGCTCCGTTCCGGGTCCGGGAGGGCCGGCTCGCCCCGGTGGGGGCGTCGGGCGAGGCGGACGGCGAGAACTTCGTCTTCCGCCCCGCCGAGGGAGCCCGCCGGGGATTGTCGGCGCAGGCCGCCTCGGCGCCGCTCGCGGGGTACGCGTAGCCGGCGCCGGAGGGGCCGACTGGACGGCTCCGCATTGCAGCTATATCTTTCAGGGATTTAGGGTAAGCCGGTTCTTCCGCGGCCGCGGGGGGTGCCGGGTGGACGCCCGGGAAACGGACCCGCAGGGAGATCGAGTCGCCGCATGAGCACGGCAGCCAGCGCCATCCAGGGCGCACCCGCGGTGCGGACGCGGCGGACGGGCGGGACCCAGCCGCGCGTGCTGATCCTCCCCGCGTCGTACCTGGCGCGGGACCGGACGGTGGGTGGAGGAGAGCGCTACGCGTTCGAGTACGCCCGCGCCCTCGCCGAGCTCACCCCGACCACGCTGGCGCTCTTCGACGCGGTGCCCGCCGTGGAGACGCACGGGCGGCTGGAGGTGCGGACCTTCCCGCTCGGCCCGCTGGGCACGCGCTGGGGCTTCCCGCTCACCCGGGAGCTGTGGCGGGCGCTCGCGGGACACGACGTCGTCCACTCGATGGTGTTTCCGACCCCGGCCACCGACCTGCTGACGGTAGCGGCGCTGGCACGGGGGCGGAAGGTGGTGCTCACCGACGTGGGCGGGGGCGGCCCCTCGCCCAGCACCTACCTGCAGAAGCTGCACCCGCGCGCCAGCCTGAACCGGCGGGCGCACGGGCTCGCGCTGCTCTCCCGGCACGCGGCGGGGTTCTTCGCCGGCTGGACGCAGCCCTCGACGATCCTGTACGGGGGCGCGGACCTGCAGGCGTTCGGTGGGGCGGAGACCGAGCCGCGCGGGTACGCGCTCTTCGTCGGGCGCCTCCTCCCGCACAAGGGGGTTCTCCAGCTCATCGAGGCGCTGGGCCCGGAGACCCCGCTGCACGTGGTGGGGCGCCCGTACGACGCGGAGTACCTGGAGCGCCTGCGGAGCGCCGCCCGGGGGAAGCGGGTCCGCTTCTTCCTGGACGCGGACGACCGGGAGCTCGCCCGCCAGTACGCCGGTGCGAACGTCGTGCTGCAGCCCTCGCTCCCGGTGGCACCGGGGCAGGCGGACACCTCGGAGCTCCTGGGGCTGGTGACGCTGGAGGCGATGGGCTCCGGGAAGCCGGTCATCGTCACCCGGGCCGGGAGCCTCCCCGAGCTGGTGGCGGACGGCGAGTCCGGCTTCGTCGTCCCCCCGCACGATCCCGCGGCGCTCCGCGCCCGGACGGAGGAGCTGGTCGCCTCCGCGGCGCTGTCGCGGGCCATGGGCGAGGCCGCCCGGGAGCGGGTGCGCGCGCTCTTCACCTGGGAGCAGGTGGCCGAGCGCGGTCTCACGCTCTACCGGGAGCTGGTCGGCGCGCCGCGCGGCCGCTAGCGAGACCACGGACACGGACAAGGATGCTGCACCGGATGAGATCGGCCGTCATGGGGGCGGTCAGGAAGAGCGCCATGGGAACCGCGCTCCTGGACCAGAGCCCCCGGCGGGTGGAGCTGTCCGACGGCTCCCGCTTCGTCGTGCCGCGCCGGGTGGCGCGGCTCTTCGAGCACTGGGAGTCGCAGGCCGCCACGCGCGCCGAGTCGCTGCAGTCGTACGCCGCGTACGAGGGCGGGGACTTCGTGGACGTGGGGGCGTACCACGGCTGGTACTCCTGGCTTCTCGCGCCCAAGGCGCGGCCGGGCGACTCGTTCGTTTCGCTGGAGCCGGACCTGTCCGCGTACCCCAGCCTGCTGCACAACCTGTCGGTGCTGGCCGCCGCGTTCCCGCGGCTGGCGATCTCCGCGCTGCCGAAGCCGGTGGGCGACGGCCGCCCCGCCGAGGTGACCTTCCCCCTGGGGGAGGAGATGCACCCCCGCGTCGGGAGCGGCGCGGGCACGGGGGACGGGCCGCGTACCGTGGCGGTGGACACCCTGGTGGCCGAGATGGGGATCCGCCCCACCTTCGTCAAGGTGGACGTGGAGGGGGCGGAGCTCTACGTCGTGCAGGGGATGCGCGAGACGCTGCGTGAGTTCCGGCCCACGGTCATGCTGGAGCTGCACCCGCTCTTCCAGCCGGAGGGAGTCCGCCTGGAGGACGTCGCCGGGGTGCTGCGCGAGGCCGGGTACACCTCCCGCGACCTGGACGTCTCCGAAGTCGCGATCCGGCAGGTCTGGAGCTGAGCAGGGCGGCGCGGTCCGCGCCGCACGGAGCGGCGGCGGGCCGGCCCGGTCTTTTCCGTATCGAACCAGGGAGCGCATGGTCCGTCTCGCGAACGTCTGGAAGCCGGAGTACCTCTTCCGCCCCGTGCAGGTCTACCGGCGGCTGCAGCGCCTGGGGGCGCCCGCGCCGGAAGTGGCGACGCTCGTCCTGCCGTGGGGGCTGCCCATCGAGATCCGCCCGGGGGAGACCATCGGCCGTCTCCTCTGGGCGCTCGGCGTGTTCGAGCTCTCCGTCACCGAGACGCTCTGGCGCCTGGCCGAGCCGGGCGAGCTGGCGGTGGACGTGGGCGGGAACATCGGCTACATGACCAGCGTCCTGGCCGTCCGGGCCGGCGAGCGGGGGCGGGTGGAGACGTTCGAGCCGCACCCGGTCCTCTTCGCGGAGCTGGAGCGCAACCTCGCCCGCTGGAGCGGACGGCCGGGGCTGGCCCGCGTCGTCGCCCATCCGGCCGCGG
Proteins encoded in this window:
- a CDS encoding glycosyltransferase family 4 protein, producing MPESAAGRDPWVMVATGFHQRGGMEKANAALAEHLLEQGVPLHMVGHEVDARLADRPGAVVHRVPRPAGSFLVGERLLERAGRAVARRVTSEHPGARVLVNGGNCRWPDVNWVHSVHHAWPCVDEGAPAWFRAKNRLMKSSARRRERRVVGEARVVLANSEKTRRDLVRHLGVDPERVHVVYLGADPAWGLVQPHERAAARAWLELAGDRPVAAFVGALGHDRGKGFDLLLEAWSRLCADPAWDGQLVAAGGGRGLERWRGEVERRGLAGRVRLLGFTDRVGDLLAAADLLVSPTRYDAYGLAVQEAVCRGVPALVSAHAGVAERYPEALREMVLPDPADVDDMVARLRGWRADPERWRSAFRPLGEELRAHTWRDMARSVVSVVSGSRVGP
- a CDS encoding FkbM family methyltransferase is translated as MSVIVQRAARALVRPVERLLPPRYALPFEILRERLAGRLEREIFLLDALAGRRRELALDVGANRGYYAYHLAKLFRRVEAFEPNPAVLGPLRAWGAGNVAIRNVAVSCTEGETELFVPIVNGVRQPGWASFDRDNLPGAHDFEVIRVPVRPLDAFGFRGVSFVKMDVEGHEPAALRGAERTLRENQPVVLLEVKEKNRDGVFAFFDALGYAPFRVREGRLAPVGASGEADGENFVFRPAEGARRGLSAQAASAPLAGYA
- a CDS encoding glycosyltransferase family 4 protein, which codes for MSTAASAIQGAPAVRTRRTGGTQPRVLILPASYLARDRTVGGGERYAFEYARALAELTPTTLALFDAVPAVETHGRLEVRTFPLGPLGTRWGFPLTRELWRALAGHDVVHSMVFPTPATDLLTVAALARGRKVVLTDVGGGGPSPSTYLQKLHPRASLNRRAHGLALLSRHAAGFFAGWTQPSTILYGGADLQAFGGAETEPRGYALFVGRLLPHKGVLQLIEALGPETPLHVVGRPYDAEYLERLRSAARGKRVRFFLDADDRELARQYAGANVVLQPSLPVAPGQADTSELLGLVTLEAMGSGKPVIVTRAGSLPELVADGESGFVVPPHDPAALRARTEELVASAALSRAMGEAARERVRALFTWEQVAERGLTLYRELVGAPRGR
- a CDS encoding FkbM family methyltransferase codes for the protein MRSAVMGAVRKSAMGTALLDQSPRRVELSDGSRFVVPRRVARLFEHWESQAATRAESLQSYAAYEGGDFVDVGAYHGWYSWLLAPKARPGDSFVSLEPDLSAYPSLLHNLSVLAAAFPRLAISALPKPVGDGRPAEVTFPLGEEMHPRVGSGAGTGDGPRTVAVDTLVAEMGIRPTFVKVDVEGAELYVVQGMRETLREFRPTVMLELHPLFQPEGVRLEDVAGVLREAGYTSRDLDVSEVAIRQVWS